The following are from one region of the Colius striatus isolate bColStr4 chromosome Z, bColStr4.1.hap1, whole genome shotgun sequence genome:
- the PAIP1 gene encoding polyadenylate-binding protein-interacting protein 1 isoform X2, with translation MDLGSRSTPKEHLQQTGVASGLQDKVSVPDSGPEMAEPQVAMTPVVTSKLSVKAPEFYPSGYNQNFNQNIADSSFEERYDNYVNLAEYVQDFLNHLTEQPACFEMEIEQFAEVLNGWVTADEALQELVELVYQQATSVPNFSYMGARLCNYLSHHLTINPLNGNFRQLLLQRCQAEYENRDEATKGDETTRKQFHAFVLFLAELYLNLEIKGTKGQVMRAEILQEGLRELLNALFANPVDSNLICAVKLLKLTGSVLEDAWKEKGKSDMEEVIQRIENVVLDANCSRDVKHMLLKLVELRSSNWGRVYGTSSHTEATPENDPNYFMNEPTFYTSDGVPFTAADPDYQEKYQELLEREDLFPDYEENGTDLSGPGDPYFDYIDEEMDPEIEEAYEKFCLESEHKRKQ, from the exons AACACCTGCAGCAGACAGGAGTTGCATCTGGATTACAAGATAAAGTTTCAGTTCCTGATTCTGGACCAGAAATGGCTGAACCTCAAGTGGCCATGACTCCTGTGGTAACATCAAAATTGTCTGTTAAAGCACCTGAGTTTTATCCATCAGGATACAACCAGAACTTCAATCAGAACATCGCA GACTCTTCCTTTGAAGAGAGATAtgacaactatgtgaatttggCGGAATATGTACAAGACTTCCTAAATCACCTCACTGAGCAACCAGCttgttttgaaatggaaattgaGCAGTttgccgaagtactgaatggtTGGGTTACTGCAGATGAAGCTTTACAAGAACTTGTTGAACTCGTCTATCAGCAG GCTACATCTGTCCCAAATTTTTCCTACATGGGAGCACGGCTGTGTAACTATCTGTCTCACCATCTAACCATTAATCCACTAAATGGGAACTTCCGACAGTTGCTACTTCAGAG ATGTCAAGCAGAGTATGAAAACAGAGATGAAGCTACCAAAGGAGATGAGACTACTCGAAAACAATTTCATGCTTTTGTGCTATTCTTAGCTGAGCTTTACCTTAACCTAGAG ATTAAAGGAACAAAGGGACAGGTAATGCGAGCAGAAATTCTTCAAGAAGGTCTTCGGGAATTGCTAAATGCACTCTTTGCTAATCCTGTGGACAGTAATTTGATATGTGCAGTGAAACTGCTGAAG TTGACAGGCTCAGTTTTAGAAGATgcctggaaagaaaaaggaaagagtgaTATGGAGGAAGTGATTCAGAGAATTGAAAATGTTGTGTTGGATGCAAACTGTAgcag AGATGTGAAACACATGCTTTTGAAACTAGTAGAGCTGCGATCGAGTAATTGGGGTAGAGTTTATGGAACTTCTTCACATACAGAAGCTACTCCTGAAAATGATCCAAATTATTTTATG AATGAGCCAACATTTTACACTTCTGATGGCGTTCCTTTCACTGCAGCAGATCCAG ATTACCAAGAAAAATACCAAGAACTGCTTGAAAGAGAAGATTTGTTTCCAGATTATGAAGAAAACGGGACAGATCTCTCAGGACCTGGAGATCc GTATTTTGATTACATTGATGAAGAGATGGATCCAGAAATTGAAGAAGCATATGAAAAGTTCTGCCTAGAATCAGAACATAAGAGGAAACAGTGA
- the PAIP1 gene encoding polyadenylate-binding protein-interacting protein 1 isoform X3 has translation MFTFPEHLQQTGVASGLQDKVSVPDSGPEMAEPQVAMTPVVTSKLSVKAPEFYPSGYNQNFNQNIADSSFEERYDNYVNLAEYVQDFLNHLTEQPACFEMEIEQFAEVLNGWVTADEALQELVELVYQQATSVPNFSYMGARLCNYLSHHLTINPLNGNFRQLLLQRCQAEYENRDEATKGDETTRKQFHAFVLFLAELYLNLEIKGTKGQVMRAEILQEGLRELLNALFANPVDSNLICAVKLLKLTGSVLEDAWKEKGKSDMEEVIQRIENVVLDANCSRDVKHMLLKLVELRSSNWGRVYGTSSHTEATPENDPNYFMNEPTFYTSDGVPFTAADPDYQEKYQELLEREDLFPDYEENGTDLSGPGDPYFDYIDEEMDPEIEEAYEKFCLESEHKRKQ, from the exons AACACCTGCAGCAGACAGGAGTTGCATCTGGATTACAAGATAAAGTTTCAGTTCCTGATTCTGGACCAGAAATGGCTGAACCTCAAGTGGCCATGACTCCTGTGGTAACATCAAAATTGTCTGTTAAAGCACCTGAGTTTTATCCATCAGGATACAACCAGAACTTCAATCAGAACATCGCA GACTCTTCCTTTGAAGAGAGATAtgacaactatgtgaatttggCGGAATATGTACAAGACTTCCTAAATCACCTCACTGAGCAACCAGCttgttttgaaatggaaattgaGCAGTttgccgaagtactgaatggtTGGGTTACTGCAGATGAAGCTTTACAAGAACTTGTTGAACTCGTCTATCAGCAG GCTACATCTGTCCCAAATTTTTCCTACATGGGAGCACGGCTGTGTAACTATCTGTCTCACCATCTAACCATTAATCCACTAAATGGGAACTTCCGACAGTTGCTACTTCAGAG ATGTCAAGCAGAGTATGAAAACAGAGATGAAGCTACCAAAGGAGATGAGACTACTCGAAAACAATTTCATGCTTTTGTGCTATTCTTAGCTGAGCTTTACCTTAACCTAGAG ATTAAAGGAACAAAGGGACAGGTAATGCGAGCAGAAATTCTTCAAGAAGGTCTTCGGGAATTGCTAAATGCACTCTTTGCTAATCCTGTGGACAGTAATTTGATATGTGCAGTGAAACTGCTGAAG TTGACAGGCTCAGTTTTAGAAGATgcctggaaagaaaaaggaaagagtgaTATGGAGGAAGTGATTCAGAGAATTGAAAATGTTGTGTTGGATGCAAACTGTAgcag AGATGTGAAACACATGCTTTTGAAACTAGTAGAGCTGCGATCGAGTAATTGGGGTAGAGTTTATGGAACTTCTTCACATACAGAAGCTACTCCTGAAAATGATCCAAATTATTTTATG AATGAGCCAACATTTTACACTTCTGATGGCGTTCCTTTCACTGCAGCAGATCCAG ATTACCAAGAAAAATACCAAGAACTGCTTGAAAGAGAAGATTTGTTTCCAGATTATGAAGAAAACGGGACAGATCTCTCAGGACCTGGAGATCc GTATTTTGATTACATTGATGAAGAGATGGATCCAGAAATTGAAGAAGCATATGAAAAGTTCTGCCTAGAATCAGAACATAAGAGGAAACAGTGA
- the PAIP1 gene encoding polyadenylate-binding protein-interacting protein 1 isoform X1, which yields MSESFDRAPGAGRGRGAAAPLSGGGARLGSSGSHSSLSAGKQQQQSGGRFPQQEPLRPPKTAPLGTAIAEHLQQTGVASGLQDKVSVPDSGPEMAEPQVAMTPVVTSKLSVKAPEFYPSGYNQNFNQNIADSSFEERYDNYVNLAEYVQDFLNHLTEQPACFEMEIEQFAEVLNGWVTADEALQELVELVYQQATSVPNFSYMGARLCNYLSHHLTINPLNGNFRQLLLQRCQAEYENRDEATKGDETTRKQFHAFVLFLAELYLNLEIKGTKGQVMRAEILQEGLRELLNALFANPVDSNLICAVKLLKLTGSVLEDAWKEKGKSDMEEVIQRIENVVLDANCSRDVKHMLLKLVELRSSNWGRVYGTSSHTEATPENDPNYFMNEPTFYTSDGVPFTAADPDYQEKYQELLEREDLFPDYEENGTDLSGPGDPYFDYIDEEMDPEIEEAYEKFCLESEHKRKQ from the exons ATGTCGGAGAGTTTCGACCGAGCTCCAGGTGCAGGCCGGGGTCGAGGAGCTGCCGCGCCCCTcagcggcggcggggcccgccTCGGGAGCAGCGGCTCTCACAGCTCACTCTCGGCCGggaagcaacagcagcagtcGGGCGGCCGCTTTCCGCAGCAGGAACCGTTGCGGCCTCCGAAGACGGCTCCGCTCGGCACCGCAATCGCAG AACACCTGCAGCAGACAGGAGTTGCATCTGGATTACAAGATAAAGTTTCAGTTCCTGATTCTGGACCAGAAATGGCTGAACCTCAAGTGGCCATGACTCCTGTGGTAACATCAAAATTGTCTGTTAAAGCACCTGAGTTTTATCCATCAGGATACAACCAGAACTTCAATCAGAACATCGCA GACTCTTCCTTTGAAGAGAGATAtgacaactatgtgaatttggCGGAATATGTACAAGACTTCCTAAATCACCTCACTGAGCAACCAGCttgttttgaaatggaaattgaGCAGTttgccgaagtactgaatggtTGGGTTACTGCAGATGAAGCTTTACAAGAACTTGTTGAACTCGTCTATCAGCAG GCTACATCTGTCCCAAATTTTTCCTACATGGGAGCACGGCTGTGTAACTATCTGTCTCACCATCTAACCATTAATCCACTAAATGGGAACTTCCGACAGTTGCTACTTCAGAG ATGTCAAGCAGAGTATGAAAACAGAGATGAAGCTACCAAAGGAGATGAGACTACTCGAAAACAATTTCATGCTTTTGTGCTATTCTTAGCTGAGCTTTACCTTAACCTAGAG ATTAAAGGAACAAAGGGACAGGTAATGCGAGCAGAAATTCTTCAAGAAGGTCTTCGGGAATTGCTAAATGCACTCTTTGCTAATCCTGTGGACAGTAATTTGATATGTGCAGTGAAACTGCTGAAG TTGACAGGCTCAGTTTTAGAAGATgcctggaaagaaaaaggaaagagtgaTATGGAGGAAGTGATTCAGAGAATTGAAAATGTTGTGTTGGATGCAAACTGTAgcag AGATGTGAAACACATGCTTTTGAAACTAGTAGAGCTGCGATCGAGTAATTGGGGTAGAGTTTATGGAACTTCTTCACATACAGAAGCTACTCCTGAAAATGATCCAAATTATTTTATG AATGAGCCAACATTTTACACTTCTGATGGCGTTCCTTTCACTGCAGCAGATCCAG ATTACCAAGAAAAATACCAAGAACTGCTTGAAAGAGAAGATTTGTTTCCAGATTATGAAGAAAACGGGACAGATCTCTCAGGACCTGGAGATCc GTATTTTGATTACATTGATGAAGAGATGGATCCAGAAATTGAAGAAGCATATGAAAAGTTCTGCCTAGAATCAGAACATAAGAGGAAACAGTGA
- the PAIP1 gene encoding polyadenylate-binding protein-interacting protein 1 isoform X4, translated as MAEPQVAMTPVVTSKLSVKAPEFYPSGYNQNFNQNIADSSFEERYDNYVNLAEYVQDFLNHLTEQPACFEMEIEQFAEVLNGWVTADEALQELVELVYQQATSVPNFSYMGARLCNYLSHHLTINPLNGNFRQLLLQRCQAEYENRDEATKGDETTRKQFHAFVLFLAELYLNLEIKGTKGQVMRAEILQEGLRELLNALFANPVDSNLICAVKLLKLTGSVLEDAWKEKGKSDMEEVIQRIENVVLDANCSRDVKHMLLKLVELRSSNWGRVYGTSSHTEATPENDPNYFMNEPTFYTSDGVPFTAADPDYQEKYQELLEREDLFPDYEENGTDLSGPGDPYFDYIDEEMDPEIEEAYEKFCLESEHKRKQ; from the exons ATGGCTGAACCTCAAGTGGCCATGACTCCTGTGGTAACATCAAAATTGTCTGTTAAAGCACCTGAGTTTTATCCATCAGGATACAACCAGAACTTCAATCAGAACATCGCA GACTCTTCCTTTGAAGAGAGATAtgacaactatgtgaatttggCGGAATATGTACAAGACTTCCTAAATCACCTCACTGAGCAACCAGCttgttttgaaatggaaattgaGCAGTttgccgaagtactgaatggtTGGGTTACTGCAGATGAAGCTTTACAAGAACTTGTTGAACTCGTCTATCAGCAG GCTACATCTGTCCCAAATTTTTCCTACATGGGAGCACGGCTGTGTAACTATCTGTCTCACCATCTAACCATTAATCCACTAAATGGGAACTTCCGACAGTTGCTACTTCAGAG ATGTCAAGCAGAGTATGAAAACAGAGATGAAGCTACCAAAGGAGATGAGACTACTCGAAAACAATTTCATGCTTTTGTGCTATTCTTAGCTGAGCTTTACCTTAACCTAGAG ATTAAAGGAACAAAGGGACAGGTAATGCGAGCAGAAATTCTTCAAGAAGGTCTTCGGGAATTGCTAAATGCACTCTTTGCTAATCCTGTGGACAGTAATTTGATATGTGCAGTGAAACTGCTGAAG TTGACAGGCTCAGTTTTAGAAGATgcctggaaagaaaaaggaaagagtgaTATGGAGGAAGTGATTCAGAGAATTGAAAATGTTGTGTTGGATGCAAACTGTAgcag AGATGTGAAACACATGCTTTTGAAACTAGTAGAGCTGCGATCGAGTAATTGGGGTAGAGTTTATGGAACTTCTTCACATACAGAAGCTACTCCTGAAAATGATCCAAATTATTTTATG AATGAGCCAACATTTTACACTTCTGATGGCGTTCCTTTCACTGCAGCAGATCCAG ATTACCAAGAAAAATACCAAGAACTGCTTGAAAGAGAAGATTTGTTTCCAGATTATGAAGAAAACGGGACAGATCTCTCAGGACCTGGAGATCc GTATTTTGATTACATTGATGAAGAGATGGATCCAGAAATTGAAGAAGCATATGAAAAGTTCTGCCTAGAATCAGAACATAAGAGGAAACAGTGA